A genomic region of Persephonella marina EX-H1 contains the following coding sequences:
- the rpoC gene encoding DNA-directed RNA polymerase subunit beta' → MPFESIRLTLASPERIREWSHGEVKKPETLNYRTLKPEKDGLFCAKIFGPVKDYECLCGKYKKKKYEGTICDRCGVEVTRSDVRRERFGHIELASPVAHIWYLKSTPSKIGNLLGLTSRDIERVIYFESYLIVEHPDEEEEEAFENDPNTIPLMDGALTKYVKLFVKSEEEFREAYEYEHSEKYEYGMGAEKVKDILSRLDLEAYAHKLRKEMKSYAVGYDELGPEFKNTQERLYKKVISEIARRLAEVGFRFGEVVPTDKEIDAIFTKEYFVVIDPKDTELLKGQLIHREEVERLREELGEEAFEVDSGPGALEKLYRDYRDKNPDIPVFDIIKESVRQTILKEVAEQKLKKLVRRLRLIEGFIKSGNRPEWMILDVIPVIPPDLRPLIPLDGGRFATSDLNDLYRRVINRNNRLKRLIELDAPEIIIRNEKRMLQEAVDTLIDNGRRGRIVTQNNRPLKSLSDSLRGKQGRFRQNLLGKRVDYSGRSVIVVGPDLQMHECGLPKIMALELFKPFIYRRLEEKGYATSIKNAKKMVEEKAPEVWECLEEVVKQHPVLLNRAPTLHRMSVQAFEPKLVEGKAIKLHPLVCPPFNADFDGDQMAVHVPLSVEAQIESYILMLSTQNILSPAHGKPITMPSQDIILGAHYMTQAIEGAKGEGKYFADEDEAILAYELGKVDLLAKIKVKKDGKVVETTVGRLIFNKVFPEGYRFINETVDKKKISKIISEIYDQFGNEIAVDTLDRLKALGFEYAARAGISIAIDDLVVPSKKWEIVRKAEKEAERVWQQYVDGIITKGERHNKVIDIWSQTTNEVTKMMFDEIENSKRVENGKEYPGTFNPIYMMALSGARGNRDQIRQLAGMRGLMAKHSGEFIETPIRSNFREGLTVVEYFISTYGARKGLADTALKTAVAGYLTRRLVDVAQDVVITNEDCGTLNGLVVSAVIEGGEIVVPLKERILGRYAAEDIYDPYTEELIVSAGEEIDEEKAQEIENAGIEEVKIRSVLTCEQKRGVCAKCYGRDLSQKKLVDIGEAVGIIAAQSIGEPGTQLTMRTFHIGGAATAKAVQTKHEASVEGKVKLLNVKTVTDKEGKVLVINRDGAIKIVDEEGKIKERFPVPYGGVLKVKDGQDVKPGDTLVEWDPFSIPIIAEKSGTLELRDIILDVTLREERDNITGKTIMDISFMRPKDAVLHTPRMIIKGDDGKEYAYDLPVNTILMLSRDQLETKWDKCPACSEAEKADVYHNYLEVKAGFKVNEGDIIAKIPKETAKVRDIVGGLPRVEELLEAREPKNRAIVSEIDGIVRIYEDADDIIVYNPITGQSETYDVPKDALVIVKNGQHVQEGQHLTDDGSVKAEFEGIVRLKSKGVKVIVFNKETGLQREYSIAKGKFIIVKDGETVKAGDPLTDGTPNPHDILKIMGPEELAKFLVKEVQMVYRLQGVDINDKHFEVIIRQILRKVKIVDPGDSRFLLNEIVDRIDLEEEIQRIAEEGGKPPKAEPVLVGITKASLSTRSWISAASFQETTRVLADAAVEGKEDKLEGLKENVIIGNIVPAGTGIKQYAEVEAILPREEIERLSE, encoded by the coding sequence ATGCCATTTGAAAGTATAAGACTTACTCTCGCCTCTCCAGAAAGGATAAGAGAGTGGTCTCATGGAGAGGTTAAAAAACCTGAAACATTAAACTACAGAACATTAAAGCCTGAAAAAGATGGTCTTTTCTGTGCAAAGATATTCGGTCCTGTTAAAGATTATGAATGTCTCTGTGGAAAGTACAAGAAGAAGAAATACGAAGGAACTATATGTGATAGATGTGGTGTTGAGGTAACAAGATCGGATGTTAGAAGGGAGAGGTTTGGGCATATTGAGCTTGCATCCCCGGTTGCTCATATCTGGTATCTTAAATCAACACCTTCAAAGATAGGAAATCTGCTTGGACTTACATCAAGGGATATAGAGAGGGTTATATACTTTGAGTCTTACCTTATTGTTGAGCATCCTGATGAGGAGGAAGAGGAAGCATTTGAGAATGATCCAAACACAATCCCCCTCATGGACGGAGCTTTAACAAAGTACGTAAAACTTTTTGTTAAATCTGAAGAGGAGTTCAGAGAGGCTTACGAGTATGAGCACTCAGAGAAGTATGAGTACGGAATGGGTGCTGAGAAGGTAAAGGATATCCTCTCAAGACTTGATCTTGAGGCTTATGCCCACAAGCTCAGAAAGGAGATGAAATCCTATGCCGTAGGTTATGATGAGCTTGGGCCTGAGTTTAAAAATACACAGGAAAGACTGTATAAAAAGGTTATCTCCGAGATAGCAAGAAGACTTGCCGAGGTAGGTTTCAGATTTGGTGAGGTTGTTCCTACAGATAAAGAGATAGATGCTATATTCACAAAAGAGTATTTTGTTGTTATAGATCCTAAAGATACTGAACTTCTGAAGGGACAGTTAATACACAGAGAAGAGGTTGAAAGACTCAGAGAGGAGCTTGGTGAGGAGGCTTTTGAGGTTGACAGCGGTCCAGGTGCTTTAGAGAAACTTTACAGAGATTACAGGGATAAAAATCCTGACATACCTGTTTTTGATATTATAAAGGAAAGTGTAAGACAGACAATACTTAAAGAAGTTGCTGAACAGAAACTTAAAAAGCTTGTAAGAAGGCTCAGACTTATAGAAGGGTTTATAAAGTCAGGAAACAGACCTGAATGGATGATACTTGATGTTATACCTGTAATTCCACCTGATCTAAGACCTTTAATACCTCTTGATGGTGGAAGGTTCGCAACATCCGACCTTAACGATCTTTACAGAAGAGTTATAAACAGAAATAACAGGCTTAAAAGACTTATAGAACTTGATGCACCAGAGATCATTATCAGAAACGAAAAGAGAATGCTCCAGGAAGCTGTTGATACCCTTATTGATAACGGAAGAAGGGGAAGAATAGTAACACAGAACAACAGACCTTTAAAATCACTTTCAGACTCTTTAAGAGGAAAACAGGGAAGATTCAGACAGAACCTTCTCGGAAAAAGGGTTGATTACTCAGGACGTTCAGTTATCGTTGTTGGTCCAGATCTACAGATGCATGAGTGTGGTCTTCCAAAGATAATGGCTTTAGAGCTTTTCAAACCTTTCATATACAGAAGACTTGAGGAGAAAGGTTACGCAACATCTATAAAGAATGCCAAGAAAATGGTTGAAGAAAAGGCTCCAGAGGTATGGGAGTGTCTTGAAGAGGTTGTTAAGCAGCATCCGGTTCTTCTTAACAGAGCACCGACACTTCACAGAATGTCAGTTCAGGCGTTTGAGCCAAAACTTGTTGAAGGAAAAGCTATAAAACTCCATCCACTTGTCTGTCCTCCATTTAATGCAGACTTTGATGGAGACCAGATGGCTGTTCACGTTCCACTTTCTGTGGAAGCACAGATAGAGTCTTACATACTCATGCTTTCAACACAGAACATTCTCTCTCCAGCTCACGGAAAACCTATAACAATGCCTTCTCAGGATATTATCCTCGGTGCTCACTATATGACACAGGCAATTGAAGGTGCTAAGGGAGAAGGAAAGTACTTTGCAGATGAGGATGAGGCAATACTTGCATATGAGCTTGGGAAGGTAGATCTTCTTGCTAAGATAAAGGTTAAGAAGGATGGAAAGGTTGTAGAAACAACAGTTGGAAGACTTATATTCAACAAAGTATTCCCTGAAGGTTACAGATTTATAAATGAGACTGTTGATAAGAAAAAGATCTCAAAGATAATCTCAGAGATATACGATCAGTTTGGAAATGAGATAGCCGTTGACACTCTTGATAGGCTGAAAGCACTCGGTTTTGAGTATGCTGCAAGAGCTGGAATATCAATAGCTATAGATGATCTTGTTGTTCCGTCTAAGAAATGGGAGATAGTGAGAAAGGCTGAAAAAGAAGCAGAAAGGGTATGGCAGCAGTATGTTGATGGAATCATCACAAAAGGGGAGAGACATAACAAGGTTATTGATATATGGTCACAGACAACAAATGAAGTTACTAAGATGATGTTTGATGAGATAGAGAACTCAAAAAGAGTAGAGAATGGTAAGGAGTACCCCGGAACATTCAATCCTATATATATGATGGCACTATCAGGTGCGAGAGGTAACAGGGATCAGATAAGACAGCTTGCAGGTATGCGTGGTCTTATGGCAAAACACTCAGGTGAGTTTATTGAGACACCTATCAGATCAAACTTCAGAGAAGGTCTGACTGTAGTTGAGTACTTTATTTCAACTTACGGTGCAAGAAAAGGTCTTGCAGATACAGCTCTAAAAACAGCTGTTGCCGGATACCTTACAAGAAGACTTGTTGATGTTGCCCAGGATGTTGTTATAACGAATGAGGACTGTGGAACACTTAACGGTCTTGTTGTTTCTGCTGTTATAGAAGGTGGTGAGATAGTAGTTCCTCTTAAAGAAAGAATACTTGGAAGATACGCAGCTGAGGATATTTACGATCCATACACAGAGGAGCTTATAGTCTCAGCAGGTGAGGAGATAGACGAGGAGAAGGCACAGGAGATAGAGAATGCAGGTATTGAGGAGGTCAAGATAAGATCAGTTCTCACATGTGAACAGAAGAGAGGAGTATGTGCTAAATGTTACGGAAGGGATCTTTCACAGAAAAAGCTTGTTGATATAGGTGAGGCTGTTGGTATTATAGCTGCCCAGTCTATCGGTGAGCCTGGAACTCAGCTTACAATGAGAACATTCCATATAGGTGGTGCAGCAACTGCTAAAGCTGTTCAGACAAAACATGAAGCATCTGTTGAAGGAAAGGTTAAGTTACTTAATGTGAAAACCGTTACAGACAAAGAAGGTAAGGTTCTCGTTATTAACAGGGATGGAGCTATAAAGATAGTTGATGAGGAAGGAAAGATAAAAGAGAGATTCCCTGTTCCTTACGGTGGTGTTCTCAAAGTTAAGGATGGACAGGATGTTAAGCCTGGAGATACACTTGTTGAGTGGGATCCTTTCTCAATTCCTATAATTGCAGAAAAATCAGGAACTCTTGAGCTAAGAGATATCATACTTGATGTTACATTAAGGGAAGAAAGGGACAATATCACAGGAAAAACAATTATGGATATCAGCTTTATGAGACCTAAGGATGCTGTACTGCACACACCAAGGATGATAATTAAGGGAGATGACGGTAAGGAGTACGCTTACGACCTGCCTGTAAACACTATACTTATGCTCTCAAGGGATCAGCTTGAGACAAAATGGGATAAATGTCCTGCATGTTCAGAAGCTGAAAAAGCAGATGTTTACCACAACTACCTTGAGGTGAAAGCAGGATTCAAGGTGAATGAAGGTGATATTATAGCCAAGATACCTAAGGAGACAGCTAAGGTTAGGGATATTGTTGGTGGTCTTCCAAGGGTTGAGGAGCTTCTTGAGGCAAGAGAACCTAAGAACAGAGCTATTGTTTCTGAGATAGATGGCATCGTTAGAATATACGAGGATGCTGACGATATTATCGTTTACAACCCTATAACAGGACAGTCTGAAACTTACGATGTTCCTAAGGATGCCCTTGTTATAGTTAAGAACGGTCAGCATGTTCAGGAAGGACAGCATCTAACTGATGATGGATCTGTAAAGGCTGAGTTTGAAGGAATTGTAAGACTGAAATCAAAAGGTGTTAAGGTTATCGTGTTCAACAAAGAGACAGGTCTCCAGAGGGAGTACTCAATAGCAAAAGGTAAGTTCATAATCGTTAAGGATGGAGAGACTGTTAAGGCCGGTGATCCTCTTACAGACGGAACACCTAACCCTCACGACATACTGAAGATCATGGGACCTGAGGAGCTTGCTAAATTCCTTGTTAAAGAAGTCCAGATGGTTTACAGACTCCAGGGTGTTGATATTAACGACAAACATTTTGAGGTGATAATAAGACAGATACTGAGAAAGGTTAAGATAGTAGATCCGGGAGACAGCAGATTCCTGTTAAATGAGATCGTTGACAGAATAGATCTTGAGGAAGAGATACAGAGAATAGCTGAGGAAGGTGGAAAACCACCTAAGGCCGAACCTGTTTTAGTTGGTATAACAAAGGCTTCTCTATCAACAAGAAGCTGGATCTCTGCAGCCTCATTCCAGGAAACAACAAGGGTTCTTGCTGATGCTGCCGTTGAAGGAAAAGAGGATAAGCTTGAAGGGCTGAAAGAGAACGTTATTATTGGAAATATCGTTCCAGCAGGTACAGGTATAAAACAGTATGCTGAGGTTGAGGCTATACTTCCAAGGGAAGAGATAGAAAGGTTATCAGAATGA
- the rpsL gene encoding 30S ribosomal protein S12, producing the protein MPTINQLVRKGREKVKKKSKAPALEGNPQKRGVCVRVYTTTPKKPNSALRKVARVRLSNGYEVTCYIPGIGHNLQEHSIVLVRGGRVKDLPGVRYKIIRGALDAAGVKDRKQSRSKYGTKRPKEK; encoded by the coding sequence GTGCCAACGATAAACCAGCTTGTAAGAAAGGGAAGAGAGAAGGTTAAGAAGAAATCTAAAGCACCTGCTTTAGAGGGAAACCCTCAGAAGAGAGGTGTCTGTGTAAGGGTTTATACAACAACACCTAAGAAGCCAAACTCTGCTCTTAGAAAGGTTGCCAGGGTTAGACTCTCTAACGGATACGAGGTTACATGCTACATTCCAGGTATAGGACACAACCTTCAGGAGCACTCAATTGTTCTTGTTAGAGGTGGAAGGGTTAAGGATCTACCTGGTGTTAGATACAAGATCATAAGAGGTGCCCTTGATGCTGCAGGTGTTAAGGATAGAAAACAGTCACGTTCAAAATATGGAACAAAAAGACCTAAGGAAAAATAA
- the rpsG gene encoding 30S ribosomal protein S7 yields the protein MPRKGPVQPREISPDPVYKDVLVHKLINKVMKDGKKSKAEKIVYTAMKNLAEKTGDDPLTALHKAIENIKPVLEVRPRRVGGSTYQVPMEVPPRRQISLALRWLVEAARNRSGKGNYTMIEKLTNELFDAYNNRGAAVKKKEDTHRMAEANKAFAHYRW from the coding sequence ATGCCAAGGAAAGGACCTGTACAACCAAGAGAGATAAGCCCAGATCCAGTTTATAAGGATGTTCTGGTTCATAAGCTTATAAATAAAGTGATGAAAGATGGGAAAAAATCAAAAGCTGAGAAGATAGTTTATACAGCAATGAAAAATTTAGCTGAAAAAACGGGAGATGATCCTTTAACAGCTCTTCATAAAGCTATAGAGAATATAAAACCTGTTCTTGAGGTTAGACCAAGAAGGGTTGGTGGATCAACTTACCAGGTTCCTATGGAAGTTCCACCAAGAAGACAGATATCACTTGCACTCAGATGGCTTGTTGAGGCTGCAAGAAACAGAAGTGGTAAAGGAAACTACACAATGATTGAAAAGCTTACAAATGAGCTTTTTGATGCTTACAACAACAGAGGAGCAGCTGTTAAGAAGAAAGAGGATACACACAGAATGGCTGAGGCAAATAAAGCGTTTGCCCACTACAGATGGTAA
- the fusA gene encoding elongation factor G yields the protein MARPVPIEKLRNIGIVAHIDAGKTTTTERILFYTGKTYKIGEVHEGAATMDWMEQEKERGITITSATTAAYWKGYQLNIIDTPGHVDFGVEVVRSMKALDGIVFVFSSVEAVQPQSEANWRWADKFGVPRIAFVNKMDRTGADFFKVYDDIIEKLGAKPVPIQVPIGSEENFEGIVDLFEMKAYIWRGDELGAKYDVTDDIPSDVLPVAEEWREKMIEAIVETDEELMEKYLEGEELSVEDLKKALRKATISRELVPMLCGSAFKNKGVQPLLDAVIDFLPSPVDVPPVKGVNPDTGEEEERHASDNEPFCALAFKVMADPYAGQLTYFRVYSGVIKAGDTILIANKNKKVRVGRILRMHANQREEITEVHAGDIAAAVGLDTVTGDTLSDPNHPIVLESMEFPEPVIAMAIEPKTKSDQEKLSQVLNKFMKEDPTFKVTVDPETNQTLIHGMGELHLEIMVDRMKREYGIEVNVGKPQVAYKETIKKKAVGEGKFIRQSGGRGQYGHAIIEIEPLAEKDYEFVDKIVGGVIPKEFIPAVDAGIQEAMQSGVVAGYPMIGVKATLFDGSFHEVDSSEIAFKIAGSMAFREAAKKANPVLLEPIMLVEVDTPEEYMGDVMGDLSKRRGKILGSEKKGTTMTIKAEVPLAEMFGYATDLRSLTQGRATFSMVFEKYEEVPKNIADEIAGAKAKAES from the coding sequence ATGGCAAGGCCAGTGCCAATTGAAAAGTTAAGAAACATAGGTATTGTTGCCCATATTGATGCGGGTAAGACTACAACAACAGAAAGAATCCTGTTCTATACAGGTAAAACATATAAGATAGGTGAGGTGCACGAAGGTGCAGCCACTATGGACTGGATGGAACAGGAGAAAGAGAGAGGTATCACTATAACATCCGCTACAACAGCGGCATACTGGAAGGGATACCAGCTTAACATCATTGACACACCAGGGCACGTTGACTTTGGTGTTGAAGTTGTAAGATCTATGAAAGCTCTTGACGGTATCGTTTTTGTTTTCTCTTCTGTTGAGGCTGTTCAGCCACAGTCTGAGGCAAACTGGAGATGGGCTGACAAGTTTGGTGTTCCAAGAATAGCATTTGTAAACAAGATGGACAGAACAGGAGCAGACTTTTTCAAGGTTTATGATGACATTATTGAAAAATTAGGTGCAAAGCCTGTTCCTATACAGGTTCCTATAGGTTCTGAGGAGAACTTTGAAGGTATTGTTGATCTCTTTGAGATGAAGGCATACATCTGGAGAGGAGATGAGCTCGGAGCTAAATACGATGTGACTGATGATATACCATCTGATGTTCTCCCGGTTGCTGAAGAGTGGCGTGAGAAGATGATAGAGGCTATCGTTGAGACAGATGAAGAGCTTATGGAAAAGTATCTTGAAGGTGAGGAACTTTCAGTTGAGGATCTTAAAAAGGCTTTAAGAAAGGCTACTATAAGTAGAGAGCTCGTTCCAATGCTCTGTGGATCAGCATTTAAAAACAAAGGTGTTCAGCCTTTACTTGATGCTGTTATAGATTTCCTTCCATCACCTGTTGATGTTCCACCTGTAAAAGGTGTTAACCCTGACACAGGTGAGGAAGAGGAGAGACACGCATCTGATAATGAGCCATTCTGTGCCCTTGCATTTAAGGTTATGGCAGATCCTTATGCAGGACAGCTCACATACTTCAGAGTTTACTCAGGTGTTATAAAGGCAGGGGACACAATTTTAATAGCGAATAAAAATAAGAAGGTCAGAGTTGGTAGAATACTGAGAATGCACGCTAACCAGAGGGAAGAGATCACAGAGGTTCACGCAGGTGATATTGCAGCTGCTGTAGGACTTGATACTGTAACAGGTGATACACTTTCTGATCCAAACCATCCTATAGTTCTTGAGTCTATGGAATTCCCAGAACCTGTTATAGCTATGGCTATTGAGCCAAAGACAAAATCAGACCAGGAAAAACTATCACAGGTTTTAAATAAATTTATGAAAGAAGACCCAACATTTAAGGTTACAGTTGATCCTGAAACGAACCAGACTCTCATACACGGAATGGGTGAGCTTCACCTTGAGATCATGGTTGACAGAATGAAAAGGGAGTACGGAATTGAGGTTAATGTAGGTAAGCCACAGGTTGCTTATAAAGAGACTATCAAGAAGAAGGCTGTTGGTGAAGGTAAGTTTATCAGACAGTCTGGTGGTAGAGGTCAGTACGGTCATGCGATTATTGAGATAGAACCTTTAGCAGAAAAGGATTACGAGTTTGTTGATAAGATCGTAGGTGGTGTTATTCCTAAGGAGTTTATACCTGCTGTTGATGCTGGTATACAGGAAGCAATGCAGAGCGGTGTTGTTGCAGGATATCCTATGATAGGTGTTAAAGCTACACTTTTTGATGGATCTTTCCACGAGGTTGACTCTTCTGAGATAGCATTTAAGATCGCTGGATCTATGGCATTCAGAGAGGCTGCCAAAAAGGCAAACCCTGTTCTCCTTGAGCCAATAATGCTTGTTGAGGTTGACACACCTGAGGAGTACATGGGAGATGTTATGGGTGACCTTTCTAAAAGAAGAGGAAAGATACTTGGCTCTGAGAAGAAAGGAACAACAATGACAATAAAGGCTGAAGTTCCACTTGCTGAGATGTTTGGATATGCTACAGATCTGAGATCTTTAACACAGGGAAGAGCTACATTCTCAATGGTATTTGAAAAGTACGAAGAGGTTCCAAAAAATATCGCCGATGAGATAGCTGGCGCTAAAGCCAAAGCTGAAAGCTAA
- the tuf gene encoding elongation factor Tu: MAREKFERKKEHVNVGTIGHVDHGKTTLTAAITYVLSKKGLAEFIGYGEIDKAPEERDRGITINITHVEYETEKRHYAHVDCPGHADYIKNMITGAAQMDGAILVVSAADGPMPQTREHVLLARQVNVPYIVVFLNKCDMVDDEELLELVELEVRELLNKYEFPGDDVPVIRGSALGALNDEEKWVKSIEELLDAMDNYIPTPERATDKPFLMAIEDVFTISGRGTVVTGRVERGTLKVGDEVEIVGLSDEIRKTVVTGIEMFRKTLDEAVAGDNVGVLLRGIGKDEVERGQVLAAPGSITPHKKFKAQVYILSKEEGGRHTPFFLGYRPQFYIRTADITGTVVELPEGQEMVMPGDNVELTVELMEPVAIEEQMRFAIREGGRTVGAGVVTQIIE, encoded by the coding sequence ATGGCAAGAGAGAAGTTTGAGAGGAAGAAAGAGCACGTAAACGTGGGAACGATAGGACACGTAGACCACGGAAAGACGACATTAACAGCTGCTATAACATACGTACTATCAAAGAAAGGGTTGGCAGAGTTCATAGGGTACGGAGAGATTGATAAGGCACCGGAAGAGAGAGACAGAGGAATTACGATCAACATCACACACGTAGAGTACGAGACAGAGAAGAGACACTACGCACACGTTGACTGTCCAGGTCACGCAGACTACATCAAGAACATGATAACAGGTGCTGCACAGATGGACGGAGCGATACTTGTGGTATCAGCAGCGGACGGACCAATGCCACAGACAAGGGAGCACGTGTTATTAGCAAGACAGGTTAACGTTCCATACATAGTAGTATTTTTAAACAAATGTGACATGGTAGATGACGAGGAGCTATTAGAGCTTGTAGAGCTAGAGGTAAGAGAGCTACTGAACAAGTACGAGTTTCCAGGTGATGATGTACCAGTGATCAGAGGTTCAGCGTTAGGGGCACTGAACGACGAAGAGAAATGGGTTAAATCAATAGAAGAGCTATTAGATGCTATGGACAACTACATACCGACACCAGAGAGAGCGACAGACAAACCATTCTTAATGGCGATAGAGGACGTATTTACGATATCAGGAAGGGGGACAGTTGTTACAGGAAGAGTAGAGAGAGGAACATTAAAAGTAGGGGATGAGGTAGAGATAGTAGGGTTATCAGACGAGATCAGGAAGACAGTAGTGACAGGTATAGAGATGTTCAGGAAGACACTTGATGAGGCAGTAGCAGGGGACAACGTAGGAGTGTTATTAAGAGGAATAGGAAAGGATGAGGTAGAGAGAGGGCAGGTATTAGCTGCACCGGGATCAATCACACCACACAAGAAGTTCAAAGCACAGGTATACATACTTTCAAAAGAGGAAGGAGGAAGACACACACCATTCTTCCTTGGATACAGACCACAGTTTTACATCAGGACAGCAGATATAACAGGAACGGTAGTAGAGTTACCAGAAGGGCAGGAGATGGTAATGCCAGGGGACAACGTAGAGTTAACAGTAGAGTTAATGGAGCCAGTAGCTATAGAGGAGCAGATGAGATTTGCCATCAGGGAAGGTGGTAGAACTGTTGGTGCTGGTGTTGTTACTCAAATAATTGAATAA
- the rpsJ gene encoding 30S ribosomal protein S10 produces the protein MVQEKIRIKLKAFDHKVLDQSVKQIIDTVKRSGGVIKGPIPLPTQRKVWCVLRSPHKFEQSREHFEMRIHKRLIDIENATPQTIEALMDISLPAGVDVEIKLS, from the coding sequence ATGGTTCAGGAAAAGATAAGAATTAAACTGAAAGCTTTTGATCATAAAGTTTTAGACCAGTCTGTTAAGCAGATAATAGATACTGTTAAGAGAAGTGGTGGGGTCATAAAGGGCCCCATCCCACTTCCTACACAGAGAAAGGTGTGGTGTGTTCTCAGATCGCCACACAAGTTTGAGCAGTCAAGGGAACATTTTGAGATGAGAATACACAAGAGACTGATAGATATTGAGAATGCAACACCACAGACTATAGAAGCACTGATGGATATCAGCCTGCCAGCAGGTGTTGATGTAGAAATAAAACTAAGTTAA
- the rplC gene encoding 50S ribosomal protein L3, which translates to MPKGIIGKKIGMTRVFKDGKAIPVTVIQVEPNYVVNIRTEDKDGYSAVVLGTGEKKEKRTPKPMLAIFKKAGLKPLRHLAEFPLKEGEQPEPGQEVKVEDVFEKGDLVDVTGTSKGRGFASAMKRWDFSGFKKSHGSRYHRAVGSIGACSDPGRVWKTKRMAGHYGNETITVQGLEVVDIIPEKNIILVKGSVPGAPKSVVKLKESVIIHRRKGKRKLERAKAVYAS; encoded by the coding sequence ATGCCAAAGGGCATTATCGGTAAAAAGATAGGAATGACAAGGGTTTTCAAAGATGGAAAAGCAATACCTGTAACGGTTATACAGGTTGAGCCTAACTATGTTGTTAACATAAGAACTGAAGACAAGGATGGATACTCTGCTGTTGTTTTAGGAACAGGAGAGAAGAAAGAGAAGAGAACACCAAAACCTATGCTTGCCATATTTAAAAAGGCTGGACTTAAGCCTTTAAGACATCTTGCTGAGTTCCCACTTAAAGAGGGTGAACAGCCTGAGCCGGGACAGGAAGTTAAGGTTGAGGATGTTTTTGAGAAGGGAGATCTTGTTGATGTTACAGGAACCTCTAAGGGAAGAGGTTTTGCATCAGCGATGAAAAGATGGGATTTCTCAGGATTTAAAAAGTCTCACGGTTCAAGATACCACAGAGCTGTAGGTTCTATAGGTGCATGTTCAGATCCAGGTAGAGTATGGAAAACAAAGAGAATGGCAGGACATTACGGAAATGAAACAATAACAGTTCAGGGACTTGAGGTTGTTGATATAATCCCTGAGAAAAATATCATACTTGTTAAGGGCTCAGTTCCAGGAGCTCCAAAATCAGTAGTTAAATTAAAAGAGTCTGTGATCATTCACAGAAGAAAAGGAAAAAGAAAATTAGAAAGAGCTAAAGCTGTTTATGCTTCTTAA
- the rplD gene encoding 50S ribosomal protein L4, which yields MEANVVNIKKENVGTVQLSDAVFNTEVKEHTVWEVIKWQLASRRAGTASTKTRAEVRGSRRKILPQKGTGNARHGDRKANIFVGGGVVHGPHPRDYYYALPKKVRKKALKGVLSMKLRDGELTVIEDFTFDEPKTKKAIEVLKNFDLDKAKVLLVLAEKDMNVIKSFRNLPKAKVLLVEGLNTYDILNADHVLVTKSAVEKINERLG from the coding sequence ATGGAAGCCAATGTAGTTAATATAAAGAAGGAGAATGTAGGAACTGTTCAGCTGAGTGATGCTGTATTCAATACTGAGGTTAAAGAACACACAGTATGGGAAGTTATAAAGTGGCAGCTTGCCTCAAGAAGGGCAGGAACTGCAAGCACAAAAACAAGAGCCGAAGTTAGAGGTTCAAGAAGGAAGATACTTCCTCAGAAAGGAACTGGTAACGCAAGACATGGAGACAGGAAGGCTAACATATTTGTAGGTGGTGGTGTTGTTCACGGACCACACCCAAGGGATTACTACTACGCTCTTCCTAAAAAGGTAAGAAAGAAGGCTCTTAAAGGAGTCCTCTCAATGAAGCTCAGAGATGGTGAGCTTACAGTGATTGAGGACTTTACATTTGATGAGCCTAAAACAAAGAAAGCTATAGAGGTTCTTAAGAATTTTGATCTTGATAAGGCGAAGGTTCTTCTCGTTTTAGCTGAAAAGGATATGAATGTTATAAAATCTTTCAGAAATCTTCCAAAGGCAAAAGTACTTCTTGTTGAAGGTCTGAACACATACGATATTCTTAACGCTGATCATGTTCTCGTAACAAAATCGGCAGTTGAAAAAATCAATGAGAGGTTAGGATGA
- the rplW gene encoding 50S ribosomal protein L23 gives MSTRTPYDILIRPVLTEKAVAQNEKENKLVFEVPLDANKIEIRKAVEEVFGVKVKEVRTVIVKPKPKRVGFGKPGFTKKWKKAIVKIESEKPINIAELI, from the coding sequence ATGAGCACAAGAACCCCATACGATATACTGATACGTCCTGTGCTTACTGAGAAGGCTGTTGCTCAGAATGAGAAGGAGAACAAGCTTGTTTTTGAGGTTCCACTTGATGCTAACAAGATAGAGATCAGAAAGGCTGTTGAAGAGGTTTTCGGCGTAAAGGTTAAAGAGGTAAGAACTGTTATAGTCAAGCCAAAACCAAAAAGGGTAGGTTTTGGTAAGCCAGGATTTACAAAAAAATGGAAGAAAGCTATCGTGAAGATAGAATCAGAAAAACCAATAAATATAGCAGAATTAATATAG